CACTGGACGGTGACATCCGGGCCGAGCTGCTGCTCGAACCAGCCGCGGCCATCGCGAGTGCCGTGACTGCCGATGACGCCCTGTGCATGGGTCACGTTCGGGAAGTAACCCACCCGGATGACGGTTTTCTCCGCCGCCGCCAGCACCGGAACGAGCAGAGTGAGGATCAGAAAATATAACGGTTTCATGGAATTAATTCTCCAGTTCAGAAAGCGAGCTGCACTCGGGTGATGAACGTGGTCTCGTCGTCGGCAATGAGCGCGTCAGCTGCGGGCGCCGCTCCGGGAGCGAGTTCAAATTTGTTCTGGAAAAGGTTGAAATTGGCCCGCACGGAGCGGGACAGGAACCAATTCAGACCGAGACCGTAGGCTGTGACCTGGGTGGCGCTGGTGTTGGGATTGGCCAAACGGGAGCCGGCCGGTCCGGCGAAGACGGTGTCGTCCACATCAAGGCCGGAGATCCGCCCGACGATTTCGAATGCGCCCCAGGTGCCGGCGGCGGGATTGAACACGGTTTTGGGCGTCACGCCGCGGTAGGTGGTGTCCTCGCCGGTCAGCACGTAGCCGACCGAGAGGTTGTAGCCGAAGTTCTCGACCTTCCGCACGCCAAAGGTCGGGCGCTGCACCTCGATGGAGGAGCCGACATACTCGGCGAGGATGCCGAAGGGCCCTTGGTAGAAATAGGCCTGCGGGGACCAGGTAAGGCCCTGGCCAGCGGCGACAACGGAAGCATCGTAGCTGAAAAAGGTTTGCTGGCCGTCGGTGCGGTAACCGCCGGTGCGCCCTGCCGTAGTGCCGTAGTCGCCGACGCTGACGGCGAAGCCGACGCCGAGACCGTTGAGCAGTGAATCTTTATCGTTTGCAAACGGTGTGGCGAACACGCGGGCCGCGATGCTCTTATCGCTGTCGCCATCGGGACCACTGGAACTGCCGCCATCGGGGACGCCGTTCAGCAACGCGACCGTGTAATTTACGGTCTTGCCCAAGACGTCGCCATGAATGGCGAGACCGACGTCGCGGTTGGGCGTGAGGTTGGTGGCGACGGAGCGCTCGTTGAAGAACGCGACCGGGTCGGACTGGAGCTGCTCGAGGCCGACGGGGGTCTTGAACTTGCCGAGGCGCACGTTGAAGGCCGGCGTGATGGCGGCGTTCAGGTTGGCGTCGAGGATCTGGATGGTGCCGGCCAGCTCGGGCTGGATGACATAGCTGAAGAGGTTGTTGAACTTGCCCTCGAAGATCAGGCGGGCGCGCCGGAGCAGGAAGGTGTCGGCCGGGTCGTTGGCGGCATCGTAGTAACGATAGTCGGCCTGCACCAGGCCGCGCAGGCGCAGCGAGGTGGCACCGTCGCCGGAGGCGATCTCGACACGGCTGTCGGCGGCGGTGACGGCAGTGGGTTTGGAAGCGGCTTTGGCGGCCTCGTCCTTGAGCTCATGCTTGCGCTCAAGGATCAGGATTTTCTGCTCAAGCTGGTGCAGCTGGTCGCGAAGCAGGGAGAGTTCATCGGCCGGCAAGGCGGCGGGGAGCGCCAGTAGCGCGATAAGCGCGGACGCGGTTGGGCGGAGACTGAAGTTCCTCATGGGAATGATGGTTTTGACTTGGGTGAGGAAACTTCCCGTGGTCGGGTCGGTTTGCTTGGGATGGCAGAGGTTTTGGCGAAATGCCTCCGCGGGAGAGCGGTCGGCGGAAATGGGTCACAGGGCGGTGCTGTCCTGGCTGTTGCTGGGCGGCGCGGTGATGCGGGTCTTCTCGGTCCGCTCGATCTGGGTCACCCGGCCGTCATGGACGACGAGCTGGACGACGCCGAAACGGAGCGTCTCGACTTTCTGCTGCACGACGCGCAGCCACTCGGGGGAAGCCGCGGGTGCGGCAGGCTGGCTGATTTGGCTCATATGGCATAATCTCCCAAAATCTGGTGGATGACTCCCTCGGTAGGACTGGAGACCGGGGCCCGCGACTTGGACGTGCGGCCCTTGGCGCGGGTCGCGGCCGGAAGGATCTGGCCGTCTGCGCTGAACGGCAGTGGCTTGCCACTCGTGAGCATCTTGCGCGTGGTCACCTCGACGACGTCGGCGAGCGTGTAGCGGTCGAGAATGGCGGCGATGGCATTGCGCACATCCAGCATGAGCATGCGCAGGCCGCAGTGCGCCTCGTCGGGGCAGTTGCAGGGCTCGTAGGCCGTTTGGCTGACGCAGCCGATGGGGGCGAGCGGTCCGTCAATCAGCCGCACGACGGCGCCGATGGGGATTGCCTCCGCCGGCTTCGCGAGACGGTAGCCGCCATGCTTGCCCCGCTCACTCTCCACGTAACCGGCCTCACGCAATTGCTGCATGACTTGCTCCAGAAACTTGATCGGCAGGTCCTCGGCCTTGGCCAGTTCCGTCACGCGCACGAGCCGGCGCCCGACCTTGGCGGCGATGCCAAGGTTGATCAGGGAGCGCAGGGCGTATTCGCCGCGTTTGGAGAGTTTCATAGGCCAGTGATTTAATCTACATTCCTTTAGTAGGAATTATAGCAATCTCTATTTGAGCAAGTTGTCATAAATCATCTGGTGACCGTTGCAAAACCTAGACTCGCCTTCGAGCCTGAGCCTAGTAAGCCGATTGCTGCCTTCATGACTTGGGAAATCGCCTTTGTCCTCGGCCTGCTGCTGCTGGCCCTGCTTGCGTTCCTGTGGGAGAAATACCCGCCGGACGTGGTGGCCTTGGCTGTGTTCTGTACCCTGCTCCTCACCCAGGTACTGCCGCGCGAGAAGGCAATGGCGGTTTTCGCCAACCCCGCGCCCATCACGGTCGCAGCTCTGTTCGTGCTCAGTGCGGCGCTAGTGCGCTGCGGGGCGCTGGACTACCTTTCCTCGTGGTTCGAGAAGGCGGCCGTCCTGCCCTACCAGATCGTGCTCTTCCTGCTAATCGCGCTCATCGCATTCGTGTCGGCGTGGATCAACAACACGCCCGTCGTGGTGGTGTTTGTGCCCGTGATCCTGAACCTCGCGCGCAAGATGAAGCTGCCCGCCTCGAAGTTCCTGATCCCGCTCTCCTATGCCTCCGTGCTGGGCGGCAGCTGCACCCTCATCGGCACGTCCACCAACCTCGTGGTGAATGGCATCCTCGTGGACCGTGGCGAACCCGCAATGTCGATGCTGGAACTCGCCTCTATCGGGGTGCCCGCCGCCGTGATCGGCGCCCTCTATCTCTCCCTCGCCGGCAAATACCTGCTGCCCGCCCGCGAGTCGCTCACCTCCATCCTCAGCGATGAGGAACGCCGTGAGTATCTCACCGAAGCTTTCGTCCCGCCCGCCTCACCCTTGATCGGCAAAAGCCTCAAATCCGCCGGATTGGTGTCGGCGCGCGGATTCCGCGTGATCGAAGTGGTGCGCGACGGCGTGGCCATCACCGTGGACCCCGAGGTCACGCCGCTCAGCGAAGGCGACCGGTTGGTGCTGTCCTGCCGTCCCTCGGGCATCGCCCGGGCCCGCGCGATGCCGGGTTTCGACTTCACCGCCGAAGCCGGCCTGGAACAGATCGCCGCCCACGAGGGCGTGGTTTTCGAGGGCGCCGTTGCCCCAAACTCGGAGCTCATCGGCCGCTCCATCAGCGAACTGAACTTCCGCCAGCGCTACCGCGCCATCGTGCTGGCCGTGTTGCGTGACGGAGAAAATGTCCGCGAAAAAATCGAGACCCTGCCCCTTCAGATGGGCGACATCCTGCTGCTGATGGGCACGCCGCAGGCCGTCGCCGGGTTGCGCCAAGGCGACGACATCATCCTCTTCGACCGACCGCCCCTGCCCTCGTTCTCGCTGCACACCCGCATCCCGCTCGTGCTCGCCACCCTCGCCGCCGTCATCCTCGGCGAAACTTTCGGTGTCGTGCCCATCGAGGTCGGCTCGATTGCGGGCGCGGTGCTCATGTGCCTCACCGGGTGCCTGAAACCCAAGGACGCCTACGACGCGATCGAATGGCGGCTGTTGTTTGTGATCTTCGGCATGCTCGCCCTCGGCGCGACCATGCAGCACACCGGCGCCGCCGCCTGGGTCGCCAACAACATCGTGAGCGGCGTGAACCTGTTCGTGAGCGGCCCGCATAAGCCGATGGTCATGCTCGCCTGTCTCTACCTCGTCACGATGGTGCTGACCGAGATTCTCTCCAACAACGCCGTCGCCGCTCTCATGACGCCCATCGCCATCGGCATGGCCGCCGCCGCCAACGTGGACCCGCGGCCCTTCGTCATCGCAGTCTGCTTCGCGGCCTCCGCCGCCTTCGCCACGCCGATCGGCTACCAGACCAACACCTACGTCTATGGCATCGGCGGCTACCGCTTCAAAGACTTCGTCAAGATCGGCGTGCCCCTGAACCTGATCTGCTTCGCCGTGGCCATGTATGTGATTCCGACAGTCTGGCCGTTCTGAGGCGTTTCTGCCGACCCCGACGCTCCCAGAGCGCCGCTACAGTCTGACCCGCAAGCCGTCATAAGCCAGCTGCACCCCCTGCGGAGCGAGCTTCTCGCTCCACGTCGCGTGGTCGATGCCGTGCGTGAGGTGGGTGATCCATGTCGCCTTGCCCTTTATCTCCGCGGCGGCGGCGCAGGCCTCCTCGATGTTCATGTGGGAGGGGTGCGGCTCGACGCGCAGGCCATCCAGAACGACGGCATCGGCTCCTTGGGCGAGCGCGACCGCTTCGCGGGGGATGCGCTTGCAGTCGTTGTAGTAGGCGAAGCGTTTGCCCGAGGACTTCTCTTCAAAGACTAGGCCGAGCGTGTTGATGCCGCCATGCGGGAGCAGCGTGGAGCGGATCGTTCCTTGGGGCAGTTCGAGCACCTCAGGCATCGGCGTGAGCTTGAAGGCGGCGTAGCCTTTTGTGATCGGCCGCTCCGCGATCGCGTAGGGGAAGATCGCCAGCACGCGCGCCATGCCTTCGTCGGTCGAATACACCGTCAGCGCGTTGCCGCCGATCAGGTCGCAAAAGCGCCGCAGGTCATCCATGCCGACGACGTGGTCGGCATGCCCGTGCGTGAGGATGAAAAAGTCCATCTGCCGCACGTCCTCGCGCAAACACTGCAACCGGAACTCCGGCGCGGCGTCCACCTGCACGTGCAGGCCGTCCATCACCACGTGGATGCAGGCGCGGGTCCGGCGGTTGCGGGCGTCCGGCGAAGTGCACACCGGACAATCACACGCGATCATCGGCACGCCCTGCGACGTGCCCGTGCCGAGAAAGATGATTTCCATGACCCGGCACGGAACACGGTCGGGCCGCCGCTGGCAAGAGTTACGGCAGCGCCAACATGGCCGTAAACTCCCTCGGCGATAGCACCCGCACACCGAGCCGCGTCGCCTCAGCCAAATTCTCCCCGGCCCCTTCGCCCGCCACGACATAATCCGTCTGCCGGCTGACGCTGTCGCGCACCACGCCGCCCGCCGCCTGCACCAGTTGCGCGGCCTGCGCGCGCGGGAGGCCGGGCAGCGTGCCGGTGAAGACAAACACCTTGCCCTGCAGATTCGCGCGGGCGAGCGGGTCGGCTTTGGCTCTGACTCCGGCTGCGATCAAGGCCCTGAGGTCGCTTTGGTTTTCCGCGCGGGACAGGAAATCCGCCACCGACTCGGCCACGGCCTGGTCCACGGCAGTCTTCAACCGGTCGCCGCCCAGTCGGGCAAAGCCGGCCAGATCACCCGCGAGGGCCGCCAACTCCCGCGAGGTGACCGCGCCAACCTGGGGGATGCTGAAGCCGGCAACAAAACGCCACAGCTCGGCCGACTTGCTCCGCTCGATCGCCGCCAACAGGCGGTCGGCGGTTTTCTCGCCGATGCCTTCCACTGCCAACAGATCGGTCGGACGCAGGCGGTAAAAATCGACCGGGGTTTTCAAATGGCCGGCCTTGACCAGCGCCGCGATGGTCGCCGCGCCAAAGCCGTCCAGATCCACGGCCTGCGCCGAGGCGAAATGCTCCAGACGGCGCTGCCGTTGCGCCGGGCACCGGGCATTCACACAGCGCACCGCGGCCTCGTCGGATTTGGCCACCAGCGGTGTGTCGCAAGCCGGACAGCGCGCGGGAAAAAGATATGGCCGCGCCTCCGCCGGTCGCCGGTCGAGGCGCACGCCCACGACGGCCGGTATAACCTCACCCGCGCGCTCGATCTCCACGGTGTCACCGAGGCGAAGGTCGCGTCGGGCAATCTCGTCGCGGTTGTGCAGCGTGGCCCGGCTGATCGTGGCTCCGCCCACGGCAACCGGATCAAACTCCGCCACCGGGGTCAGCACCCCGGTGCGGCCCACCTGCAGCGTGATGCCGCGCAAGATCGTGGCCGCCCGCTCGGGCGCATACTTGCAGGCGATGGCCCAGCGCGGCGCCGTGTCGGACTCGCCCAGGCGGGCGCGCAAGGCGACATCGTCGAGTTTTACCACGGCACCATCGATGGGAAATCCCAGCTTGGCGCGGTCACGGCTGAGCGTATTGACCGCCGCCCAAGCTTCGTCGGCCGTGCGCGCGATGCGGATGTCTTTGACCACCGGCAGGCCCCACGCGCCCAACTGGCCGAGGAATTCGAGCTGCGACTTCGGCGCCGCGCCGCCCTGCCACGCGCCCCAGCCGAACAAGACGAGGGAAAGCCGGCGGTCCGCCACTTCGCTGTCGTCTGCTGACTTGAGCGTGCCGACGGCAAGATTGCGCGGGTGCGCGAAGGGTTCCTCCCCCGCCGCCTCGCGCTCGCGGTTGATCCGGACGAACTCCGCAATCTCCACGTGGATTTCTCCGCGCAATTCAACGAGCGCGGGTGCCGGCTGCGCTCCGGGTCTGAGGGTGTGAGGCAGGGATTCGATGGCCCGCACCTGGGCGGTAACGTCGTCGCCCTCCTTGCCATCGCCCCGGGTCACGGCTCGCACCAGTTCACCGCGCTCGTAGGTCAGGCTGATGGCGAGGCCGTCGTATTTCGGCTCCACCACGAAGACGAGGTCGGTGCGGCCCAGCGCCTTGGTGAGCCGGGCATGAAACGCACGCCACTCCGCCTCGGTGTAGGCCTTGTCGAGGCTGCCCATGCGCTCCCGGTGGGGCACGTCGGGGAGCGACCCGGTGCGGTCGTCGCCCACGGCCGGCGCGGGAGCGGCGAGCTGCGGATTGGCCGTTTCCAGGAAAGCCAGCTCCTGCTTCAACCGGTCGTATTCGGCATCGGTGATCTCGGGCTTGGCTTGCTTGAAATAGAGGGCGTCATGCCGCGCGATCTCCGCCCGGAGTTCCTCGATTCGCCGGCGGGCGGACTCGTCGCCGGTGGTAACACCGATGCGCGCGGCCTGGCAGATGAGCGCGCAGACCAGAATAAACAGCAGTGCAACGCAACGCCGGGCAAGGGGTGCATGGCCAATCATGGGATTTGGGGTAATGCCGTCCTGGCCCAAGGCGGCGGGTTACCTCACAGCACAGCTCAATGCCCGGCGGGCGTC
The DNA window shown above is from Oleiharenicola lentus and carries:
- a CDS encoding MBL fold metallo-hydrolase → MEIIFLGTGTSQGVPMIACDCPVCTSPDARNRRTRACIHVVMDGLHVQVDAAPEFRLQCLREDVRQMDFFILTHGHADHVVGMDDLRRFCDLIGGNALTVYSTDEGMARVLAIFPYAIAERPITKGYAAFKLTPMPEVLELPQGTIRSTLLPHGGINTLGLVFEEKSSGKRFAYYNDCKRIPREAVALAQGADAVVLDGLRVEPHPSHMNIEEACAAAAEIKGKATWITHLTHGIDHATWSEKLAPQGVQLAYDGLRVRL
- a CDS encoding RrF2 family transcriptional regulator codes for the protein MKLSKRGEYALRSLINLGIAAKVGRRLVRVTELAKAEDLPIKFLEQVMQQLREAGYVESERGKHGGYRLAKPAEAIPIGAVVRLIDGPLAPIGCVSQTAYEPCNCPDEAHCGLRMLMLDVRNAIAAILDRYTLADVVEVTTRKMLTSGKPLPFSADGQILPAATRAKGRTSKSRAPVSSPTEGVIHQILGDYAI
- a CDS encoding OprO/OprP family phosphate-selective porin, with the translated sequence MRNFSLRPTASALIALLALPAALPADELSLLRDQLHQLEQKILILERKHELKDEAAKAASKPTAVTAADSRVEIASGDGATSLRLRGLVQADYRYYDAANDPADTFLLRRARLIFEGKFNNLFSYVIQPELAGTIQILDANLNAAITPAFNVRLGKFKTPVGLEQLQSDPVAFFNERSVATNLTPNRDVGLAIHGDVLGKTVNYTVALLNGVPDGGSSSGPDGDSDKSIAARVFATPFANDKDSLLNGLGVGFAVSVGDYGTTAGRTGGYRTDGQQTFFSYDASVVAAGQGLTWSPQAYFYQGPFGILAEYVGSSIEVQRPTFGVRKVENFGYNLSVGYVLTGEDTTYRGVTPKTVFNPAAGTWGAFEIVGRISGLDVDDTVFAGPAGSRLANPNTSATQVTAYGLGLNWFLSRSVRANFNLFQNKFELAPGAAPAADALIADDETTFITRVQLAF
- the ligA gene encoding NAD-dependent DNA ligase LigA — protein: MIGHAPLARRCVALLFILVCALICQAARIGVTTGDESARRRIEELRAEIARHDALYFKQAKPEITDAEYDRLKQELAFLETANPQLAAPAPAVGDDRTGSLPDVPHRERMGSLDKAYTEAEWRAFHARLTKALGRTDLVFVVEPKYDGLAISLTYERGELVRAVTRGDGKEGDDVTAQVRAIESLPHTLRPGAQPAPALVELRGEIHVEIAEFVRINREREAAGEEPFAHPRNLAVGTLKSADDSEVADRRLSLVLFGWGAWQGGAAPKSQLEFLGQLGAWGLPVVKDIRIARTADEAWAAVNTLSRDRAKLGFPIDGAVVKLDDVALRARLGESDTAPRWAIACKYAPERAATILRGITLQVGRTGVLTPVAEFDPVAVGGATISRATLHNRDEIARRDLRLGDTVEIERAGEVIPAVVGVRLDRRPAEARPYLFPARCPACDTPLVAKSDEAAVRCVNARCPAQRQRRLEHFASAQAVDLDGFGAATIAALVKAGHLKTPVDFYRLRPTDLLAVEGIGEKTADRLLAAIERSKSAELWRFVAGFSIPQVGAVTSRELAALAGDLAGFARLGGDRLKTAVDQAVAESVADFLSRAENQSDLRALIAAGVRAKADPLARANLQGKVFVFTGTLPGLPRAQAAQLVQAAGGVVRDSVSRQTDYVVAGEGAGENLAEATRLGVRVLSPREFTAMLALP
- a CDS encoding YezD family protein; this translates as MSQISQPAAPAASPEWLRVVQQKVETLRFGVVQLVVHDGRVTQIERTEKTRITAPPSNSQDSTAL
- a CDS encoding SLC13 family permease, which gives rise to MTWEIAFVLGLLLLALLAFLWEKYPPDVVALAVFCTLLLTQVLPREKAMAVFANPAPITVAALFVLSAALVRCGALDYLSSWFEKAAVLPYQIVLFLLIALIAFVSAWINNTPVVVVFVPVILNLARKMKLPASKFLIPLSYASVLGGSCTLIGTSTNLVVNGILVDRGEPAMSMLELASIGVPAAVIGALYLSLAGKYLLPARESLTSILSDEERREYLTEAFVPPASPLIGKSLKSAGLVSARGFRVIEVVRDGVAITVDPEVTPLSEGDRLVLSCRPSGIARARAMPGFDFTAEAGLEQIAAHEGVVFEGAVAPNSELIGRSISELNFRQRYRAIVLAVLRDGENVREKIETLPLQMGDILLLMGTPQAVAGLRQGDDIILFDRPPLPSFSLHTRIPLVLATLAAVILGETFGVVPIEVGSIAGAVLMCLTGCLKPKDAYDAIEWRLLFVIFGMLALGATMQHTGAAAWVANNIVSGVNLFVSGPHKPMVMLACLYLVTMVLTEILSNNAVAALMTPIAIGMAAAANVDPRPFVIAVCFAASAAFATPIGYQTNTYVYGIGGYRFKDFVKIGVPLNLICFAVAMYVIPTVWPF